From Lolium perenne isolate Kyuss_39 chromosome 5, Kyuss_2.0, whole genome shotgun sequence, a single genomic window includes:
- the LOC139831833 gene encoding uncharacterized protein has protein sequence MGGAASSTNNFEPPIREKDDGKRTTEVHQFHAHGDTSIQAMYMNEMSTIECILDMYLEWLKYERYRFVVLDLEYDFRQEKIAVMQIALREHLPIFHLIRCQDNIYPLRQFLKNKDVTFVGVDIRTDHKLLYKQWLYIPPGKHLDLQDMLKIPGYGNRAGMATMASELIHPKYAGMKEKFVHDYDKLEGHNFWEWKPLSDMNLEYASIDGYVTYELARIVTVVESIILHLGSPACKAKPITAKKKCNSRTSMLLMSYSSESCTINIAD, from the exons ATGGGAGGGGCAGCATCATCCACCAACAACTTCGAGCCGCCCATCAGAGAGAAGGACGACGGCAAGCGGACCACGGAGGTTCACCAGTTCCATGCGCATGGCGACACTTCGATCCAAGCTATGTACATGAATGAGATGAGCACCATCGAATGCATCCTCGACATGTACCTGGAGTGGCTCAAGTACGAGAGGTACCGGTTTGTCGTCCTCGACCTTGAGTACGACTTCCGGCAGGAAAAAATTGCGGTCATGCAGATAGCTTTGAGGGAGCACCTTCCCATCTTCCACTTGATCAG GTGCCAGGACAATATATACCCGCTAAGGCAATTCCTGAAGAATAAGGATGTCACATTTGTAGGTGTGGACATAAGGACTGACCACAAGTTGCTTTACAAGCAATGGCTGTATATTCCACCTGGCAAGCATCTGGACCTCCAGGATATGTTGAAAATACCAGGTTATGGCAACAGGGCTGGCATGGCTACTATGGCTTCCGAGCTCATCCACCCCAAGTACGCCGGCATGAAGGAGAAGTTTGTGCATGACTACGACAAACTCGAAGGCCATAATTTCTGGGAATGGAAGCCTCTATCCGATATGAACCTGGAGTATGCTTCCATTGATGGTTATGTCACCTATGAACTCGCCCGCATTgtgactgttgtgg AATCCATCATCCTTCATCTTGGAAGTCCTGCTTGCAAGGCCAAACCAATTACAGCGAAAaagaagtgcaactcaagaacttcA ATGCTTCTCATGAGCTACAGTTCGGAATCTTGCACCATTAACATTGCAGATTGA